In Pectobacterium actinidiae, the DNA window GCCGTAGCCTGATGTCCGCATTAACCCCCGCCAGTGAAGTCATACTGCGCCACAGTGACGAATTTCTTTCACGCCGAGTTCTGTTTGCCGGTGATTTGCAGGATACCCTGCCCGCGCAGTTTGAGGCGGTGTCGGTGCGTGTCCATTGCAACCAATATCACCACTGGCAACAGATGGCAAAGCCACTTGGGGATAACGCTCAATATGGTCTGGTAGCGGATACGGCGCTGGTGGCGGATAGCGACACGCTGATTTATTACTGGCCGAAGAGCAAACAGGAAGCGGAATTCCAACTGCGTAACCTGCTGTCTCTGATGCCGGTCGGTACGGAAATTTTCGTTGTTGGGGAAAACCGCAGCGGCGTGCGTAGTGCTGAAATTGTGCTGTCTGACTTCGTTGAGCTGGCAAAAATCGACAGCGCACGTCGCTGCGGGCTTTACCACGGTCGGATTGACAAGCAGGCTAGCTTCACGCTGGATGAGTGGTGGGATGAGTATGTGACGGACGGCGTAACCGTCAAAACGCTTCCGGGTGTCTTCAGCCGTGATGACCTGGATCCCGGTAGCCGACTGCTGCTGTCTACGTTTGAGCCGCACATGAAAGGCAAAGTGCTGGATATCGCCTGCGGTGCGGGTGTGCTGGCATCGGTACTGGCGAAACAGTCGCCGAAAATCCGCCTGACGTTGAGCGATGTCAGTGCAGCCGCTGTCGAATCCAGTAAAGCAACGCTGGCGGCGAATGCGTTAGAAGGCAGCGTGATTGCGAGTAATGTTTACTCAGACATCGATGGCCGCTTCGATATGATCGTGTCTAATCCGCCGTTCCATGACGGCTTACAGACCAGCCTACAAGCCGCGGAAATGCTGATTCGTGGTGCGGTAACTCATCTGCCGATTGGCGGGCAGTTACGCATCGTCGCTAACGCCTTCCTGCCTTATCCGGCGCTGTTAGACGCCGCCTTTGGTAGCCATGAAGTACTGGCGCAGACCGGACGCTTCAAGGTGTATCAGGCCACCGTCGGTCGTCCGCCGCGCACAGGAAGTAAAGGCCGTCGTCGGTAATTCTTATTACTGATACTGCCTGTACTGATACTTCTCTATTGATTCAGTGCCGCCATACTCTCCTTGCCGTAGCGTTCACCTGCTGCGGCATCGGGTGGGAAAATAGCATCAATGGCGGCCAGTTCCTCTTTCGTCAGCGTGACATCCAGCGCTCCGACGTTTTCTTCCAGATAGCGGCGGCGTTTGGTGCCCGGAATCGGCACGATATGTTCACCCTGTGCCAATACCCACGCTAGCGCCAGCTGTGATGGTGTGACCTGTTTTTCCTGCGCCAGTTGGTTAATTTTCTCTACCAGTTGCAGGTTTTTCGCGAAATTTTCCCCTGAGAAGCGTGGATTGGTACGACGGAAATCGTCAGCGGCCAGATCGTCCGGGCTGCGAATTGCGCCAGTCAGGAAACCACGTCCAAGCGGGCTGTAAGGCACAAAGCCGATGCCCAAACGCTCACAGGTGGGTAGAATCTCGGCTTCCATATCGCGCGTCCACAGTGAGTATTCGCTCTGTAACGCCGTAATAGGGTGCACGCGGTGGGCACGCTCCAGCGTGGTAGCAGAGGCTTCACTCAGGCCGATGTAGCGAATTTTACCTTCCTGCACCAGCTCCGCCAGCGTGCCGACCGTTTCTTCAATCGGAACCGTTGGGTCGATGCGGTGCTGATAGTAAAGATCGATAACGTCAGTCCCGAGGCGAGTCAGGCTGCCTTCTACCGAACGGCGAATGTAGTCCGGTTTACCGCAAATACCGCGGGCGTGGGGATTGGCCGGATCGCGTATGACCCCAAATTTTGTTGCCAGAAAAATCTGCTCACGTTTGCCTTTTATGGCTTTGCCCAGCAGTAGCTCATTGGTGTGGGGACCATACATGTCGGCGGTATCCAGCAGCGTAACACCCAGTTCCAGTGCGCGATGCAACGTGGCAATGGATTCTTTTTCATCCTGTGCCGTGGAGTAGAAATCACTCATTCCCATGCAGCCTAGCCCAATAGCCGACACCTGTGGGCCGTTCGCGCCTAATTTGCGTTGTTGCATTGTCATCTTCCTCATCTCGTTGGCAGTGCAAACAGTCTGGTTGTTTATCTAACAAAGATAAATACCGCTTTTTATGCAACACTATTCGAAAATAACCAACAATGGTGGCCGCGATGGATCACATTCAAGCGATGCGGGTTTTTGTGCGTATTGTCGAACTGGGCAGCTTTAGCCGTGCCGCGGAGCGACTGACGCTGCCACGCGCGACGGTGAGTAACACCATCAAACAGCTTGAAGCACGGCTGGGGGTTCGTTTGCTGCAACGTACGACGCGTCAGGTGCAGATCACCGATGAAGGGCGCGTTTATTACGAACGCTGCCTGCAATTGCTCGCGGAAATTGAAGAGATCGATACGCTGTTCACGCAACAAAAGCAGCAGCCAGTGGGTAAAGTGCGGGTGGATATGCCGCACTCGCTGGCGCGAGACATTGTCGTTCCTGCGTTGGGCGAGTTCTACGCGCGCTATCCACAGGTAACGCTAATGCTGAGTGCCAACGATGCGGCGATTAATGTGCTGCGTGAAGGTGTCGACTGTGTGTTGCGCGCCTGGCAGACGGACGACGATACGCTGGCGACCCGCCATTTGCCGTCGATGCCGCAGGTGACCTGTGCGTCGGCTGACTATCTGGCGCGATACGGTGTGCCGCGTTCGCTTGATGAGCTATCGGGGCATCAGATGGTCGGGTATTTCTCTTTGCGTACCGAACACCGTTATCCGCTGGAATTCATGTCGGGCGATGAGTGCATTACGCGTATGCTGCCCGGTGTGTTGCAGGTTAATGGCACCGATGCCTACATCGCCAGCGCGCGTGCCGGATTGGGGATTATTCAGGCTCCGCGTCGCGGTCTGCGCCCGTTTCTTGACAGTGGGGAACTGGTGGAAATCTTGCCGGAAATGCCGCCGCCCGCGATGCCGCTCTATGTGATGTATGCGCCCGGTCGTTTTCTCGCGCCACGGATTCGTGTGTTCATAGAATGGCTCGATGAGCTCTTTACGCGCCACGCCGCAGCGAGATGATGATTTTTGCAGCAAACCTCGCATTCCAGAGGAAATAATCATTGACGTGAACGCGAAAACCTCTAGAATTCGCCCCCGTAGTGATATTGCGTAAAGCAGTGTTGCGAAGGTGGCGGAATTGGTAGACGCGCTAGCTTCAGGTGTTAGTGTTCTTACGGACGTGAGGGTTCAAGTCCCTCTCTTCGCACCAACATCACTACAACGGTTCTCGTTTGTCGAACCGACGCAGTAAATCAGTGTTACATGACACAGTTATTGCATGACAGAGTTGCGAAGGTGGCGGAATTGGTAGACGCGCTAGCTTCAGGTGTTAGTGTTCTTACGGACGTGAGGGTTCAAGTCCCTCTCTTCGCACCATGTCGTGATAGATTTATTGTATAAGACAAACAACGTTCTCAGTGCGAAGGTGGCGGAATTGGTAGACGCGCTAGCTTCAGGTGTTAGTGTCCTTACGGACGTGAGGGTTCAAGTCCCTCTCTTCGCACCACAGACTTCCTCTGTATTCTCCTGATTTTCCTCCCTGTTCCTTCTCTTTTATCCCGTTTCAGGCTATACCGATTTTCGCGATGATTTACCCTTCTGGGTTTGTGTACTGCGCCTCGTTTACTTATCCACGTATATTTACAGCGTCGTTAAATTAAACGTGACGGACAGCGCCGCCAAACCGCCAGCCAGCGCAATGCAGGACGGCAGCAGTAAATAGTGGCGTAAACGTTGATGAAACAGCATGACAAGCGTCGCCAGCAGAGCGATGGCGATAATCACTTTTAGATGCGTCAGGTTCAGGTTGAGCAGCGCCAATAGCGGCATGATGGCACAAGGCAGCAATACGCCCCAGGCGCTAGACAGATGCTTCCCCATACACCAGCTCACACCCCATAGCCCGCAGGCTGTGATCATTGCTGTCAGCATTTTTCCACCCGTCAAAAATGATAATGATAACTAATATCATATAAGAATTTATATCAATTACTAGTTTTTTGACGAGCAGATTGTTGGAATTTTCCACCTAAATTTGTTAATCGGGATGCTGACTGCTCAAATGCTGGCGTATCAGGTGAATCATATTCACGATAACAGGCGATCGTTCATGTTTGCGCCAGATAGCCGCAATTTGTGTATGGATTTCGGGCATGCCGATATCGTGATAGGTCACATTATCCGCCTTAATACAGGCGAGAGATTCCGGCACAAGCGTGATGCCGAAGCCTGCGGCGACCATCCCGATGGTGGCTGTGAGCTGCGGAGCAAAGGGGCTGGGTCTGGGGCCATAGCCTGACAGATAGCAAGTGCGGATTATCATGTCGTGCAGTCCCGGACACACCTCGCGCGGAAAAATAATCAGCGGTTCCTGACGCAGTTCGCTAAGCGAGATCTGCGCTTTATGGCTCAACACATGACCCGCGGGTAGCACCAATTTCATCGGCTCTTCAGCCAAAATTTCCCCGTTAATCTCATCACTAAGATCGCAGGGTAAGCGCAGAAAGACGATGTCGATATTGCGTTCTTGCAGTGCAGTAATGAGCGCTGCCGGGTTTTCCTCCTTTGGCAGCGGCTGAACGTGCGGATACTGCTGACAATAACGATGCAGTAGCGCAAGCACGGTCGGGTGGAACATGGCCGACGGCGAAAACCCTACGTTCAAGCTACCTTTCTCACCTCGCGCAATGCTTCTTGTCCGCGCGATGGCCGAATCGGTAAGCTGCAAAATCTGACGTGCATCCTCATACAGCGCTTGTCCCGCCTCCGTCATTTCTACTCCGCGCGTCAGTCGCTTGAACAGCGGTGTGCCGATCTCCTGCTCAAATTTCTTGATCTGTTGGCTGAGAGGCGGCTGTGACATCCCCAGATTTTCCGCCGCACGCGTGAAATGCTTAGCTTGTGCAACGGCGACAAAATAGCGCAGATAACGTAGCTCCATTTACGTGACTCCATATGTTTCCGATCTTGAAATGACCTTAATTGCATATTGGAATTTTGTTCTCTCACGCGTCAATCTTTATCTAAATATTAATGTTATTTAAGTAATTTGCGCGGTGAGAAGGACGGTATGAAAACGAATGTCAGTGAACAATCCTGTGAAGAAGCCTTTGCTAGTTACGCCTATGATTTTCGGCGACAGCATGCAGACAGCGTTATTTATCAAACCTCATTAATGAGTGGACTAATAAATGGCGTATACGAAGGCAGCCGAACGATGGCTGAATTACTGGAACATGGTGACTTTGGATTAGGAACATTTAATAGTTTGGATGGGGAACTGGTTGCCTTGAATAGCCAAATTTTCCAACTGTTATCCGACGGCAGCGCACGAGCGGCGAAGCCGGAGCAAAAAACGCCGTTTGCGGTCATGACGTTCTTTCGTCCGACGGAAACGGTTCGTTTTGATCGCTGGACGTCGCGTGAAGACGTGCATCGCCAGATCGATGAGATCGTGGGAACGGACAATCTGTTCTGTGCCTTGCGGATTGATGGGAATTTTCGCTGTGTTGAAACCCGTACCGTCCCCCGGCAGTGCCGACCTTATAAACCGATGCAGGAAGCGATTGAAGGGCAACCAACATTTCATTTTGAACACCGTAGCGGCAGCGTTATTGGTTTTCGTAGTCCAGCTTACACTCAGGGAATTAATGTCGCGGGTTACCACGAACATTTCATTACTGACGATCGCCAGGGCGGCGGCCATATTCTGAATTATGACGTCGAGCAAGGCACGCTGACGTTTGGTGTGATTGCCAAACTGATTATCGATCTGCCTCAGGATCGAGAATTTCTCAATGCCGATCTGTCCTCAGAAAACCTCAACAGCGTAATCAAGTCAGTAGAGAGCTAGTCATTTCATCGGAGTCATGTCATGGAAAAGTCCACCGAACAGCAAAGCTGGAGTAGCGGAGCCGAGCTGATTGTAAAACACCTGGAAGCGCAGGGCGTGAAGCATATTTTTGGTATTCCCGGCGCCAAAATTGATCGTGTGTTTGATGAGCTGGAAGACTCGCCGATCCAAACGATTCCGGTACGGCATGAGGCGAACGGCGCGTTTATGGCGGCGGCAATAGGGCGCCTCACAGGGAAAGCAGGGGTGACGCTGGTGACATCCGGCCCCGGTTGCTCAAATTTAGTCACCGGTCTGGCAACGGCAACCGCTGAGGGGGATGCGGTCGTGGCGCTGGGTGGGGCGGTTAAGCGGGCAGATAAGCTTAAACTGACGCACCAGAGTCTGGACACCGTCAGCCTGTTTCAGCCGGTGAGTAAATTCAGTGCGGAAATTACCGCGTCTTCCGCCATATCGGAAGTGTTGGCGAATGCGTTCCGGGCCGCAGAAAGCGGTCGTCCGGGGGCGGCGTTTGTCAGCCTGCCGCAGGATATCGTCAATGAACCGGTTACTAGCCCGGTACTGGCTTGTCCGCATTTACCGCTGCTAAACGGCGCGCCACATAGCGATATTGCCGAAGCGGCCAAACGGCTGCGACAGGCTAAAAACCCGGTGCTGCTGCTTGGGTTAATGGCCAGCCAGCAGGAGAATGCGCAGGCGCTGCGTCGTTTCCTTCACCGTAGCAAGCTGCCTGTGACCAGCACATATCAGGCTGCTGGCGTGATCGATCAGCAGCAATTCGATCACTTTGCTGGTCGTGTCGGATTATTCAACAATCAGGCGGGCGATAAGCTGCTGCAACAGGCGGATGTGATCATTACCGTGGGCTACAGCCCGATTGAGTACGATCCGGTGTTATGGAACAGCGGTAAGGCGACGCTGATCCACATTGATGTGCTGCGAGCGGAGATCGATAGCGCTTATCGTCCCGATATCGAGCTGCTTGGGAATATTGCAATGACGGTGGACACGCTGAATACGTGCATCAGCGAACCGTTTATCTTGTCTGCTGATACACAGTCCGTGTTACGGGATCGCCAGCGCCAGCGGCACGATCTCAGTACGCGCGCCATCAACATGGCAGGATTTGCGATCCACCCTTTGCGTTTAGTACGGGCGATGCAGGATATCGTGAATGAGGATGTCACGCTGTGTGTGGATATGGGGAGTTTCCATATCTGGCTGGCGCGTTACCTGTATAGCTTCCGGGCGCGACAGATTCTGATGACCAACGGACAGCAGACGATGGGTGTGGCGCTACCGTGGGCCATTGCCGCAGCGCTGGTGCAGCCCGGCAAAAAAGTGGTGTCTGTTTCCGGCGACGGCGGGTTTATGCAGTCCAGTATGGAGCTGGAAACGGCGGTGCGCCTGAAAAGCAATCTTCTGCATATCATCTGGGTAGATAACGGCTACAACATGGTGGAAATCCAGCAGCAGCACAAATACCATCGTCCGGCGGGCGTATCGTTTGGGCCGATTGACTTCAAAGCGTATGCGGAAGCATTCGGCGCGAAAGGGTTTGCCGTTGAATCTGCTGATGAACTGGTCAGCAAACTCCGTCAGGCAATGGAGGTTGATGGCCCCGCAGTCATTGCCATTCCGGTTGATTATTCCGATAACCATTGGTTGATGGAGAATCTGAATATTAGCGTGTTGATCTGATAGTGCAGGTAATCACCCGCCCGTGTGGTATCGGGCGGGAGTGTGTCGTGTTTCCCTGAATAATACGGTGTGTGTCCGCATGATTTTCTTTAGAATCATCTGCGTCGCTACACGGTAACGGTAAGGGAAACGAGCATGCTAATGAAATCAGCCCGGCGCATTGTCAGACGTGGGCTCATTGTGATTGGGGTGATCGCGATGACGCTGCTGGCTATTCGCGTTTATGATACGCAAAGCGGGCCGCCGCTTGCACCCTGGCATACCTATGTGCCGGATGAACTGTCCGCTGATGCGTTGGATAAAAGCGATTGGACTGCGTATGTAAAGCAGGAAGCGCTCATCTTCGAGCAGGTTAATCAGCACGTCACGCAGGAACTGGACGAAGATGAACAGCGTCCGGTCAACCGCTACTTTTCGGGTAGCCCGGTTTATCCTGGGAAATTTCAACATGACTGGAATCGTTCCTATGAACTGTCGCCGGAAGGGGAACTGAAAGGCGCGGTAGTGATGTTGCACGGCCTGACCGATTCCCCCTATAGCTTGCGACATGTTGCGGAGCGTTATCGCCAACGTGGTTTTTTCGTGGTCGGGATTCGTTTACCCGCTCACGGGACGGTGCCGGGGGCACTGACCGATGTGGAATGGGAAGATTGGCTAGCGGCTACGAGGCTTGCTGTGCGTGAGGCGACGTCACACCTGACAGTGCGACAGGGCCAAAGGCTGCCGCTGCATATCGTCGGCTTTTCCAACGGTGGTGCGCTAGCGCTCAAGTACGCACTGGATTCCTTAGATAATCCCGCGCTGGTGCGTCCTGACCAGCTCATCCTGATTTCCCCGATGATCGGCATTACCAGCTATGCGCGCTTTGCGGGACTGGCTGGGTTACCCGCGATTTTTCCCGCCTTTGCCAAATCTGCCTGGCTGGGTATTTTGCCGGAATTTAATCCCTTCAAATACAATTCATTTCCGGTAAATGGTGCGCGCCAATCCTGGCTGTTGACGCATGAACTTCAGAGTCAGCTAAGCCGAAAAGCGCAGGCGAACACGTTGGTTAATCTGCCGCCGGTGCTGACGTTCCAGTCGGTGATGGATTTCACCGTTAGTACGCGTGCCGTTATTACGGCGTTCTATAATTTGTTGCCTGCTAACGGCAGTCAACTGGTACTCTTTGATGTAAACCGTACCGTCAATTTTGGCCCGCTTCTGCGTGAGTCGACGAATGGTGCTGTCAGCCAACTGCTACCTGCCGTTCCACGCCATTACGATACAACGGTGATATCCAACGCGGCCCCGCATAGTTCGCGTGCCGTAGCGTTTGATGTCGCCGCGGGGACGACGCAAGAACAGACGCGCGAGTTGGGAATGGATTATCCATCTGACGTGTATTCACTATCGCATGTGTCGCTGCCGTTCCCGGATTCAGATTCGCTGTATGGCCGTTTCTCACAGAACCCTACCGAGTTTGGCTTGCCGCTGGGGAAAATTACCCCAAGAGGAGAACGTGCTGCGCTGGTGGTCGATCTGGATACGTTGCTGCGACTGTCATCGAATCCGTTTTATCCCTACTTGATCCAACGTATTGAAGAGAAGATCCCACGATAGCGAACGGCCACCCGCAGGATATCGCGGGTGGCGTTGAGATATTCTCAATAAATAGATCGATATAGCGCTTTGATCTCGTCGATGCTGGTATCGCGTGGGTTACCGCCGGTGCAGACATCGTCAAAGGCGGCCTGCGCCAGTGCGGGGATGTCCTCTTCCCTCACGCCGACATCGCGCAGTCTCGGTGGAATATCTACATCGTGAGAAAGCTGCCGAACGGCGTGAATCGCCGCTTCCCGCGCCTGAGCAATCGGCATCTCTGTCGCGCCTTTTACTCCCATTGCAACGGCGATATCCCGGAATTTTTCACCCGTGTAATCGGCGTTGTAGGCCATGATATGCGGCAGCAGGATCGCGTTAGCGACGCCGTGTGGCGTGTTGTAGAACGCGCCGAGCGGGTGCGCCATACCGTGTACCAGCCCAAGTCCGACGTTCGAGAACCCCATGCCGGCGATATATTGCCCCAGCGCCATCTCTTCCACGCCTTTCGGTTTCCCGGCAACGGAATCGCGCAATGAACGGCTGATCATTTCAATGGCCTTCAGGTGCAACGTATCGGTGAGTTCCCAGGCGGCTTTGGTGGTAAAGCCTTCAATGGCGTGCGTCAGGGCGTCAATCCCCGTGGCGGCTTTCAGCGAGGCAGGCATGCTCATCATCATATCGGGATCGACGATGGCGACAATCGGGATGTCATGCGGATCGACGCACACGAATTTGCGGCGTTTTTCTTCATCAGTGATGACGTAGTTGATGGTGACTTCTGCGGCTGTACCGGAGGTGGTCGGGATCGCGATAATCGGGACGGCAGGGCATCGGGTGGCCGCAACGCCTTCCAGACTGCGGACATCGGCGAATTCTGGGTTATTGATAATAATTCCGATAGCCTTACAGGTATCCTGTGGTGAACCGCCGCCAATCGCGATCAGGTAATCGGCCTGTGACGCTCTGAAACGCTCGACGCCCCTTTCCACCACGGCGATGGTTGGGTTGGGAATTACCTCATCGTAGATATCGTAGGGTAACTCTGCCGCGTCCAGCTTCGCCGTGACGTTGGTCGCGACGCCAAATTTAACCAAATCCTTGTCCGTCACCAGCAGCGCTTTCCTGAACCCTCGCCGTTTTACCTCATCGACAATATGGGCAATCGCGCCTGCGCCAAAGTAGGACGTTTCGTTAAGGATCATTCTGTTAGCCATCATCTCTCTCCTAATCACGTTTGATTTTGATAAAGCGAAAAATACATGCTGCGCAATTCCTTGCGGATAGTGTGGGAAACATGGGCTATCAGCGCCTTCCGTCAGGTGCCATGTCATTTTGTTCGCTGGCACTGAGGTAAAGATGCCCGAGAAGCGGTTCACAAAATCGTGATGATGGCGGCATGAGAG includes these proteins:
- a CDS encoding LysR family transcriptional regulator; this translates as MDHIQAMRVFVRIVELGSFSRAAERLTLPRATVSNTIKQLEARLGVRLLQRTTRQVQITDEGRVYYERCLQLLAEIEEIDTLFTQQKQQPVGKVRVDMPHSLARDIVVPALGEFYARYPQVTLMLSANDAAINVLREGVDCVLRAWQTDDDTLATRHLPSMPQVTCASADYLARYGVPRSLDELSGHQMVGYFSLRTEHRYPLEFMSGDECITRMLPGVLQVNGTDAYIASARAGLGIIQAPRRGLRPFLDSGELVEILPEMPPPAMPLYVMYAPGRFLAPRIRVFIEWLDELFTRHAAAR
- a CDS encoding DUF1435 domain-containing protein, whose amino-acid sequence is MLTAMITACGLWGVSWCMGKHLSSAWGVLLPCAIMPLLALLNLNLTHLKVIIAIALLATLVMLFHQRLRHYLLLPSCIALAGGLAALSVTFNLTTL
- the rsmC gene encoding 16S rRNA (guanine(1207)-N(2))-methyltransferase RsmC, which codes for MSALTPASEVILRHSDEFLSRRVLFAGDLQDTLPAQFEAVSVRVHCNQYHHWQQMAKPLGDNAQYGLVADTALVADSDTLIYYWPKSKQEAEFQLRNLLSLMPVGTEIFVVGENRSGVRSAEIVLSDFVELAKIDSARRCGLYHGRIDKQASFTLDEWWDEYVTDGVTVKTLPGVFSRDDLDPGSRLLLSTFEPHMKGKVLDIACGAGVLASVLAKQSPKIRLTLSDVSAAAVESSKATLAANALEGSVIASNVYSDIDGRFDMIVSNPPFHDGLQTSLQAAEMLIRGAVTHLPIGGQLRIVANAFLPYPALLDAAFGSHEVLAQTGRFKVYQATVGRPPRTGSKGRRR
- the budA gene encoding acetolactate decarboxylase, translating into MKTNVSEQSCEEAFASYAYDFRRQHADSVIYQTSLMSGLINGVYEGSRTMAELLEHGDFGLGTFNSLDGELVALNSQIFQLLSDGSARAAKPEQKTPFAVMTFFRPTETVRFDRWTSREDVHRQIDEIVGTDNLFCALRIDGNFRCVETRTVPRQCRPYKPMQEAIEGQPTFHFEHRSGSVIGFRSPAYTQGINVAGYHEHFITDDRQGGGHILNYDVEQGTLTFGVIAKLIIDLPQDREFLNADLSSENLNSVIKSVES
- a CDS encoding aldo/keto reductase, which translates into the protein MQQRKLGANGPQVSAIGLGCMGMSDFYSTAQDEKESIATLHRALELGVTLLDTADMYGPHTNELLLGKAIKGKREQIFLATKFGVIRDPANPHARGICGKPDYIRRSVEGSLTRLGTDVIDLYYQHRIDPTVPIEETVGTLAELVQEGKIRYIGLSEASATTLERAHRVHPITALQSEYSLWTRDMEAEILPTCERLGIGFVPYSPLGRGFLTGAIRSPDDLAADDFRRTNPRFSGENFAKNLQLVEKINQLAQEKQVTPSQLALAWVLAQGEHIVPIPGTKRRRYLEENVGALDVTLTKEELAAIDAIFPPDAAAGERYGKESMAALNQ
- the alsS gene encoding acetolactate synthase AlsS, whose amino-acid sequence is MEKSTEQQSWSSGAELIVKHLEAQGVKHIFGIPGAKIDRVFDELEDSPIQTIPVRHEANGAFMAAAIGRLTGKAGVTLVTSGPGCSNLVTGLATATAEGDAVVALGGAVKRADKLKLTHQSLDTVSLFQPVSKFSAEITASSAISEVLANAFRAAESGRPGAAFVSLPQDIVNEPVTSPVLACPHLPLLNGAPHSDIAEAAKRLRQAKNPVLLLGLMASQQENAQALRRFLHRSKLPVTSTYQAAGVIDQQQFDHFAGRVGLFNNQAGDKLLQQADVIITVGYSPIEYDPVLWNSGKATLIHIDVLRAEIDSAYRPDIELLGNIAMTVDTLNTCISEPFILSADTQSVLRDRQRQRHDLSTRAINMAGFAIHPLRLVRAMQDIVNEDVTLCVDMGSFHIWLARYLYSFRARQILMTNGQQTMGVALPWAIAAALVQPGKKVVSVSGDGGFMQSSMELETAVRLKSNLLHIIWVDNGYNMVEIQQQHKYHRPAGVSFGPIDFKAYAEAFGAKGFAVESADELVSKLRQAMEVDGPAVIAIPVDYSDNHWLMENLNISVLI
- a CDS encoding LysR family transcriptional regulator, with the translated sequence MELRYLRYFVAVAQAKHFTRAAENLGMSQPPLSQQIKKFEQEIGTPLFKRLTRGVEMTEAGQALYEDARQILQLTDSAIARTRSIARGEKGSLNVGFSPSAMFHPTVLALLHRYCQQYPHVQPLPKEENPAALITALQERNIDIVFLRLPCDLSDEINGEILAEEPMKLVLPAGHVLSHKAQISLSELRQEPLIIFPREVCPGLHDMIIRTCYLSGYGPRPSPFAPQLTATIGMVAAGFGITLVPESLACIKADNVTYHDIGMPEIHTQIAAIWRKHERSPVIVNMIHLIRQHLSSQHPD
- a CDS encoding alpha/beta hydrolase is translated as MLMKSARRIVRRGLIVIGVIAMTLLAIRVYDTQSGPPLAPWHTYVPDELSADALDKSDWTAYVKQEALIFEQVNQHVTQELDEDEQRPVNRYFSGSPVYPGKFQHDWNRSYELSPEGELKGAVVMLHGLTDSPYSLRHVAERYRQRGFFVVGIRLPAHGTVPGALTDVEWEDWLAATRLAVREATSHLTVRQGQRLPLHIVGFSNGGALALKYALDSLDNPALVRPDQLILISPMIGITSYARFAGLAGLPAIFPAFAKSAWLGILPEFNPFKYNSFPVNGARQSWLLTHELQSQLSRKAQANTLVNLPPVLTFQSVMDFTVSTRAVITAFYNLLPANGSQLVLFDVNRTVNFGPLLRESTNGAVSQLLPAVPRHYDTTVISNAAPHSSRAVAFDVAAGTTQEQTRELGMDYPSDVYSLSHVSLPFPDSDSLYGRFSQNPTEFGLPLGKITPRGERAALVVDLDTLLRLSSNPFYPYLIQRIEEKIPR
- the fucO gene encoding lactaldehyde reductase, encoding MANRMILNETSYFGAGAIAHIVDEVKRRGFRKALLVTDKDLVKFGVATNVTAKLDAAELPYDIYDEVIPNPTIAVVERGVERFRASQADYLIAIGGGSPQDTCKAIGIIINNPEFADVRSLEGVAATRCPAVPIIAIPTTSGTAAEVTINYVITDEEKRRKFVCVDPHDIPIVAIVDPDMMMSMPASLKAATGIDALTHAIEGFTTKAAWELTDTLHLKAIEMISRSLRDSVAGKPKGVEEMALGQYIAGMGFSNVGLGLVHGMAHPLGAFYNTPHGVANAILLPHIMAYNADYTGEKFRDIAVAMGVKGATEMPIAQAREAAIHAVRQLSHDVDIPPRLRDVGVREEDIPALAQAAFDDVCTGGNPRDTSIDEIKALYRSIY